One genomic window of Desmospora activa DSM 45169 includes the following:
- a CDS encoding AAA family ATPase, translating to MKGFQRVVIENFQSHDRTEIDLTDGLNVFVGPSDSGKSAILRALRWLLYNQPRGSDFIRAGKDRCRVTLTLTNGVSIIRERTPSSNRYILRNSDGEEQVFEGFGGQVPLEVMEAHGMHPLKMDTDWNLPAQFGTQLEGPFLLSETGGVKAKSIGRISGAHIIDMALQSTVKDQKQLAAETRYLAQETERLDEALKPYADLPQLIKGLERSERIYAEIREKEEKLKRLQHLSQVWATCRQKQKETRHRIDSLRSLPVLEGRLAGIEGYLQRVKELERMWRRLGEQRKERTRTETILTQTAHCDQVEARLQELENLFNRLNGWRERQQRWAVIWRERTAMIRLREGAKQMEQIPLATMEEQIQRLRQLQRLSPRVRQLSRNRQSWERWMERTAHLPEQAAEEASARLERLRVLRQAAERYADVYRRLREGRRFYRQKEEEIEKGTSLLVDSFRRLGRCPTCGSPVNGDVLDHIMEEVGGGWSRAAAGAENQGDKNKTG from the coding sequence ATGAAGGGGTTTCAGCGAGTGGTCATTGAAAATTTCCAATCCCATGACCGTACGGAGATCGATTTAACAGATGGTCTCAATGTATTTGTCGGCCCCTCGGATAGCGGCAAAAGTGCGATTCTACGGGCGTTGCGGTGGCTGTTGTACAATCAGCCTAGGGGAAGTGACTTTATCCGGGCGGGAAAAGATCGCTGCCGTGTCACACTCACCTTAACCAATGGCGTCAGCATTATCCGGGAGCGCACGCCATCCAGCAATCGATACATACTGCGTAATTCCGATGGGGAAGAGCAGGTGTTTGAGGGTTTTGGCGGGCAGGTACCGTTAGAAGTGATGGAAGCCCATGGGATGCACCCGTTAAAAATGGATACGGACTGGAACTTGCCCGCTCAGTTTGGCACGCAGTTGGAAGGGCCGTTTCTCCTGTCTGAGACCGGGGGAGTAAAAGCGAAATCGATCGGCCGTATCAGCGGTGCCCATATTATCGATATGGCTTTACAGTCAACGGTAAAGGACCAGAAGCAGCTGGCGGCGGAAACGCGCTATCTCGCGCAGGAAACGGAGCGGTTGGATGAGGCGCTAAAACCCTACGCCGATCTCCCGCAACTGATAAAAGGGTTGGAGCGTTCCGAGCGCATTTATGCCGAGATACGGGAAAAAGAAGAAAAGCTGAAACGGCTGCAACATTTGAGCCAAGTATGGGCGACGTGCAGACAGAAGCAGAAAGAGACACGACACCGTATCGATTCCTTGCGTTCGCTTCCCGTCCTAGAAGGGCGATTAGCTGGGATAGAAGGCTATTTGCAACGGGTCAAGGAGCTGGAGCGGATGTGGCGGCGCTTGGGTGAACAACGAAAAGAGCGTACCCGAACGGAAACGATACTGACACAAACGGCCCACTGCGACCAGGTGGAAGCACGATTGCAGGAGTTGGAGAATTTGTTTAACCGTTTAAACGGTTGGCGTGAGCGGCAGCAGCGCTGGGCGGTAATCTGGAGGGAACGGACTGCGATGATCCGTTTGCGCGAGGGTGCTAAACAGATGGAGCAGATTCCGCTTGCTACCATGGAGGAACAAATACAACGCTTGCGTCAGTTGCAGCGACTCTCGCCACGGGTACGTCAATTATCCCGTAACCGTCAAAGTTGGGAGAGGTGGATGGAGCGAACCGCGCACTTGCCAGAACAAGCGGCGGAGGAAGCAAGTGCACGCCTGGAACGCTTACGGGTGCTGCGACAGGCGGCGGAGCGCTATGCTGATGTATATCGTCGCTTGCGGGAAGGACGAAGGTTTTACCGGCAAAAAGAAGAAGAGATTGAAAAGGGGACAAGCCTGTTGGTAGATTCGTTTCGCCGTTTGGGTCGTTGCCCCACCTGTGGTTCGCCAGTGAATGGAGACGTACTGGATCACATCATGGAAGAAGTGGGGGGAGGGTGGAGCCGTGCAGCAGCTGGAGCAGAGAATCAAGGAGATAAAAACAAAACTGGATGA